The Glycine soja cultivar W05 chromosome 9, ASM419377v2, whole genome shotgun sequence sequence ttttgttgggttCAATTATTGACCTCAGATATATAAGTATTGATGGAAATACTGAAAGTGGGAAGAACCTGTTCTACTACTTCGTTAGTTCAGAAAGAAGTCCAGAGAAGGACCCAGTTGTGCTATGGCTGAATGGTGGACCTGGGTGCTCCAGCTTTGATGGCTTTGTTTATGAGCATGGTAGGCTAATTATTGtaccttattttttattcattggaAACCATAATAATGGCACTTTATATATGTCTCATCATCATATTAATCTTCAAGACTTTAACCACCACCAAATGGTTAGTATGAATAAAATTAGATTCagtatatttaaataaagtcTTAGATTTGAAAACCTTATGATTAAGATTAAATATTCtacaaaaaatagttaattagaTTTTcggtgacaaaaaaaaaataaaaatcttcaaCGGTTCTGGATGGGCAGGCTAGGGGTACAAaggcaaaatttgaattttgaaaaatttggtcactttttcttttagttaGAAGTTGGCATCTGTTTATCAAATCGGGgaccaattttaaatattacgcGTCTTTACATTAATTTCTTCCCACATCATCAGCTTTTGGAAGGCGTGCATATAAGGGAAAAATGTTGAGCCACTGACATAGTAAGAGTTTAAGAAATTGTTCTCTTGGACGTCCTTTCCTCACcttgaataaatatattgtaattattgttttgtttttttgtgttgatCGATTATATATGTGATTGTGAAATGTGGGTGCATGCAGGACCATTCAACTTTGAGGCTGCAAATTCGAAAGGGAATCTAcccactttgcatatcaatccTTACAGCTGGTCTAAGGTAAGAACGTGACTCCCAGAAATTAATATTGCTGTATTTGCATCTAATTATACATTATAATAATTCTGTTGATGTTTATTACCCAATCTTGTGTTAAGATGGCATGTAGTATACATATGAGTCaagttttaaatgatttttattaattatatatacttgAACATAATTGCGATTTTCTCAACTTGCCAACTTACGCATCAATCCTAAGAGCACATGGAATGATGGAAAATAATTGAAGAGGATATAGTTATCCTTGGCCatttgtttaataaatatttaatatgttcGATTTATATGATACAATACAATTTCATGTCGATGAAAGAAATTAGATTAGAAAtggttccaaaattttaaaaaacagagTTGAATtacttaatgttttattttctagtttacatttcattcgcattaaaaatgcatttctctcacaaattacaattaatacctttttttatttgaagtaatgGCACCTTTACATTTACTATCTTTATCCATCTTATTTTCAGGTTTCCAGCGTTATATATTTGGATTCCCCTGCTGGTGTTGGGTTCTCTTACTCCAAGAACACAAGCAAATATGCTACTGGGGACCTTGAAACTGCGTCTGATACCCATCTTTTCCTCTTAAAGGTACTTCCAAGAGAGGATATTagcatttgaaataaaattaacattagcATTGGAAGGATATATAAGAATAGGATCAAATTAACCTAATTAGTATATTACGTACGCACGTACGCAATATTATTCTAATATTCTATTTTAGATGCTTACACTCCAATCTTCataattaattgttagtttgCATGGCACAACAATGATACACATGCACAAAGCATGGTGCAAATAACAATGGTACATTTTTTGttgcttatattttatttttcttttattggcaGTGGTTTCAGCAATTTCCGGAATTCCAGGCTAATCCATTTTATATTGCTGGGGAGTCTTATGCCGGAGTTTATGTGCCTACTCTAGCTTTTGAAGTTGCTAAAGGTAAAGTCTAATTCGATAGCTAAAACAATAACATGAAggcttaatttatattttcttttcataagtttgtaacttaaaaatataaaatacagaGTTTACTTTCCATATACTACTATTCTGTAAAAACATTTAGATtgacaactaattaaaaaattgtaattaatatgacttttaagataataattataaaaatcaacaaaaaaaatatataaatgaaggTTTGTGATTCAACAatactataataattttttatattatcaatgtatagactattttctaaattttaaagtgTTGTCTAAGTTTCATGTATATGTTATaacctataaaaaaaagttatatactcAGAAGGGATGTGTGATACTACAGTGATATCAAAGTTTTTAATTCCATCTTGCTTTATGTATTTATATGATTGGTTTATGAGCATAAATTGTTTGTGTGTCCATGCCAGGAATCCGGAGTGGTACAAAGCCCGTGATCAATTTTAAGGTACAATTTCTTTTacgtataataaaatattttatgatagtGAAAGctagtaacttttttttttggacataTTAAATTTTACGCGAGTCCTAAAGCTTTGACGTAGAAAGCCAGCAaatacttaataataaaaaaaatattaaaaggtgtatataaattatgttacaATTACATATCTTTTAAGTTTTGACGTACGTAGAAAGCCAGCAAATACCTTAAATTTCATTTGACTTTTATTTCTTGTGTAGGGTTACATGGTTGGAAATGGTGTCACGGACGAAATATTTGACGGCAATGCTCTTATCCCATTTGTGCACGGGATGGGCCTCATATCCGACACTATCTATGAGgtattgaataaatattaatttaatttgttaagtACAACTTAATTCATTGgttaattatcttattttttatatacaaggTAGTGAAATTTTATATGCTGTATTAAGTTATTAAGTATActacttttaattatattttctttttgattaAATGTCGTCTTGATCGATGTCTTGAAAGCATTAATTAGTTAGCATTTATTTGGtctcattattaatattatgcaAATCAATTACAATTTGCAGAATTTACAATCTTCCTGCAAAGGAAACTACTACGATGCTTACTCTTTGGACGAAAATGATGTGTGTTACAAGAACATTGAAAAATTTGACAGGGTGAGACACATTCATAGAGAACAAGAAGATGGCAGCAGCATGAATgggtttctttttctatttttcttcttctcattattatgaataataagAACTAATTAAACATGATTATCATTGCCATGATATCAGGCCATTGATGGGCTTAACGTGTACAACATACTAGAGCCATGCTACCATTTCCCTGGTGATGCCACAGCCAAAGAAAATGGAAGCTTACCAAAGAGTTTCAAGCAATTGGGGGTTACTGAGAGGCCTCTTCCAGTGAGGAATAGAATGTTTGGTAGAGCTTGGCCTTTTAGAGCACCAGTCAAACCTGGCCTTGTTACATTATGGCCCCAATTGACAGAAACCAGTCATGTCGCCTGTGTTGTAAGTTATCAATCATGTCTCAATATTTATCATGCTCATTCTTGTATGCAATTAAGTATGTTGTAGACAAATCTTGATAATTCGTGAAGCTTTTAATTTTAGAGAGTCTAACTCAATCATAGCTagtgtaacatttttttattaatatttagttaatttaaatgtgaagacaTGAAAAAAATTCTCAGGTGCATTATGTTATGGTTCAGGACTATCATAATTCCTGTTTATCTTTATATGACATCTGattgattaatattattaattttttttttcttgtaaattaagaaatttatacACGTGTCATGTAGAGATCGGTTAAAAGTATGAAATAGGTTATGATCTCAAATTAgtgaaatgataaaattaattctgTTTTTGATCTGGCAAAGAGCAGAGCGATGAAGTAGCAAGTTCATGGCTAAACAACGTTGCAGTCAGGAAAGCAATTCATGCTGAATCGGTAGGTAATCACTATCATTAgtattaatcatattttatgtTAACAGTTAAGGTAATAATGACTGAggattaattaacttttatacATATGAACAGGAAAAAGTGGCGGGTCCGTGGGAATTATGTACGGGAAGGATAGAGTACCATCACAATGCTGGAAGCATGATTCCTTACCACAAGAACCTAACCAGGCTGGGCTATAAGGCACTTATTTTCAGGTGCCAACTACAATCTAAttgaatttcaagaatgttattaattaatagtaatatgcttaattatgtgaaattctTAATTAACTATGTATGATCATGGGTCATGGCAGTGGCGACCATGATATGTGCGTGCCATTTACCGGAAGTGAGGCTTGGACACGATCTTTGAGATATAAGATTGTGGATGAATGGAGGCCATGGAACTCAAATAACCAAGTTGCTGGGTATGCATATCAACCCTCTATGCCTAACAAATTCTTGTACTTGTATTAGTAAAGTTGTTCAATTAGCTAGCATCCAaaacaacacaacataaatTTTGTTCAATTGAAATGGCACAGGTACTTGCAAGCGTACGAGAACAACCTCACCTTCCTCACAATCAAGGTAAATTATATCAACTTAGTTATATATCACACCAAATAATAAATTCTCAAATAGTTAACTAATAATTAGGTGATTTGTTTACCAAATATGGTGCAGGGAGCTGGGCACACCGTGCCGGAATATAAGCCGCGGGAAGCGTTGGATTTTTACAGCCGTTGGTTGGAAGGAaagcaaatataattaattaaggaaaTGCATCATGTGgcgtaaaataaaacttacatgGATTAATGAATACAAGTTACAGCAGTGCATTGTAGCTTTTTCGTTACTGATTTATCCTTTACATTAAATATTCATATGAATGGGATttcacaaaaagtaaaagaagaaaaaaaatcatatgtaaGGGATTATTATTTAACTGTAATCTGATTGATATATCAATCCTTTCGAAGAGAGGATGTTGGAAGCTTGTAATCTGATAAGTGATAAGTATAagccttttgtttttgtaagtgCGGGCCAGTCAGCCAGGCCATTCTAGCACCTTCTTACCAATCATCCATGAACGCATTTATTTGCTAGCTTCTCGATTTAGATCCCATTTAGAACAGGAGTTTAACTACAAATTATTCCAACTTATCTTATCACGTCAATATTTGTATATGTATTTGAATTAAGAGTTTACGAAAATAGTAACTTATGAGATATTTATTAGTTGCTTTTAAAATAAGCTCtagcttataatatatcaagagtTATTGAGTGGAATACTTCTATAAAAAATTACCCTAGCCTTGGAGTAACTTAATCTCCGCGtacatacatatatagataGAGGAGTTTTATTATGACATAATTGAAGAATGAATTTGGGTCATTAGATCAAATCATGAAAGGATAATTTTTTGTATGTTAGAGGAGTTAATCTTGACCATATAACTCATGTGTTTTAGTCTTAATTATTTGCGATAAAATATagtgacaaatatttttttttctgaagacCAATACCTCTACCTTACCATTAGAGAGATAAGAAAAACTTGATTTTtacccttaattttattttccaatcattacaaaattaataaaatataataaaaaaaattatagagtgataaataaatttgaacttGTAAGTGATCCCAAACTAATCTGAcacacaaattaaataaattgaaaaaatatttactctatttttttatagaatttatTTGGCCCGTTCCACTTAACCAATAAGTTGAGATGAGATAGTTGCTCAAGTGAGATAGAACAACTCATgttaacatgtttttatttttctaattttttaaaatttattactttttatttaaatttttcttgatatttttgttttccttgtattttctttttttttaagtctaTTGTTATGAATTAGTATCttgatagattttttttctacaagCTGACGAATATCTTCCACAAGAAGTAATTTTGCTCTAATAAAGTAGAACTACTAAAGGTAACAAAATTCTCATTCAAGCATGTAACACGACTATATATCCATAGCTCAAACTTGACATCACAAGTTTAACCAATCTAGTGTCAATTGAATATACACTGGATAGTTATTGGTGGACTTAGttttggctccaaaaaaaataaatcaagttaAGTTTATTCACTCTGACACTTCTACCTTATTgtacattaatattaatatatttttgtttgcactttattatcatattaacatttttgtaaactattaaatatcaaattaatagaTAAGTTATAGttgcataattaaaatattaggaatcaaatttatgttttataataataataaaagataacCAAATTAAAAGAACAATAATAACATAAAGAAAATACTGGTTAAGAAATCAACAATGAAAGGTTTTTATAGGAAAGCGTTGCAATACTCCGTGATTTCTAATACAAtttgaacaacaaaaattttgtatttattgagCATGGATTTGTGAAGTGTAATGTAAATGCTAGCTTTCATGTACAAAGTCAACAAATGAGCTGGGAAATGCGTATCAGAGATGAAGAGGGTTACTTTGTGTTGGCGAAATCGGCTTGGATGGTCCCCTGTGTCTGTGCCCTAGTTTTAGAGGGGGAAAGTTTTGCAAGCATTGCATTGGGTAATTGATTTGGACATgtcacatgtaatctttgaatTACATTACAAAGGATTTTTCTGAAGTTGGTTTCATCTATCAGTGATTGCAGAGAACTTCTATCTCTTTTTCCAAACTTTTGGGTTGAGTTGGTTAGGCCACAAGCTAATATAATTGTTCACATTCTTGTTGGGGTAGCTATTGATAATACTAGTCCATCTATTTATCATATGATACCATATTTTATTGTTCTTACTATCAATAATGAAATGCTATGAATTTGTTTGTCCaaaaaaataatggttttaGCCTTTTAGGACAGTGgtcatcaaaataataataaatagttttcaataattttgtttaaaaaacacAGGAATTTACGACGCAATAAATATAACTACTAACTGTCTTTCAACCCAAATTGGCACTTCATAGTTCATAGTCACTATCAACATCgtctttaaaattttacaaatttaatgtcCGCTTCATTAAACGTGTGTCAGTGAGCGTGTATACATGTGTTTGCGCAAATGAAATATAGATCATCTGCAGTTTCAAAATACGCTAGTAGCTGGAACATGTGCAGTTCTGAAACTCACCCTTCAAATTTATTAAACTAAATTCAATGCAATTTATTGTGTGTTGGAAATGTAATGGTAATAGtatgaataattgaaaaaaatcaaatgacacaCAATTTTGCAATGAACATAGTGGTGTCACCAGCCACACAAGACACCAAACAATAGCAAACACGAGTTTTGGTTACTCCTAGCACCCGTCCACGCCAAATTCCAAACCATACCACATTAATTTCCACCCGAAAAAGAAAGATGCAAAAAGCTTTAACAATTGAGGCCACTTCATTTGATTTATGATTTATGAACCTAATCACTGTACGCGTCATTATCCCAATTTCCTTGTCATTCACCAACTTGCACaataatgtaataaattaatattaaacacCCAAACCGACGAACCACGCTACAAATTTCCaacaaaataagtaattaaataacaagTCCTTTATAAATTATTAGGTATGAACTATGAAGAGtttgattttacaaaattttcaagCACACGAGAGGGAGGACAGATTTCCAGACACACTAAAACAGCCCGGCCATCCTCTCTAGTCCAAACAAAAACATCAATGGGTGGGAAcatgaatatataaatagaaaagaaaattgagcaaaaataacaaaaataaaaagagagggTATATGTATCCATATAATGATGAtgggaaacaaaaacaaatataaagtaAAAGACCATCTGTAACTCAACTCAGCATTCCTTGATTGGttgaaccatttttttttttcatttgtgtttTCTCATCCCCTTGTCTTCTTTGTCAGGTTCAAACCTTGGGAGGTTTAGTAATGTGTTCACACGCGACACTCCTTCGAGAGCAGACCACTCTATTTCTGCATCAGTATCTATTTCCTCTTCCTTAGACTCTTCCtcgctgttgttgttgttgtcttcATTGTTTTCCCTGCAAGTTCCTGACCTTGCCAGACCAGTAGGTGCAGGAACATCTCCACTGTCACCGTTGTGGACTTGGATACCTGAACTAGGTTGTTCCTTGGACTTGATGACATTGGAAGCACTACACACTTTGTGGGAGTCCGAGTCCGAGTCCAGAAAGAGGCAAACCACAGCACAGTCATCCACTTTGGAGGTTGGATACTTGTACCTCCATGAGCGAACCGCTGACTCAACCAGCGCTCGTGCAGCCAAGGCACGCCTTGGCGCGGCTGCCACAATGTCCACCACTTCTTTGTTTGAGAGAACATCCCAAATCTGCCATTAATAAACAACAAACTTGAGATGAAAGTGAAAAGGGCAAGTAAAATGAAAATCTTAGTAGGCATGTGTGATGAAAATGTAAGATAGGTCTCCTACCCCATCTGTTGCCATGACAACAAATTCGTCCTTCTCGGTGACTCGTCTGTATGACACCTCGGGAACAGATATCAGGCCAAAATCTTTAAGACAAAAATCTCCAAATGCCCTTGCCATGGCAAGGCCAGGTGAGTCATTGTTTGGCAACCAGACTCGAGCAACTTCAGGTTCATCCTGAAGAGCAAAAACACGTCCTTTACATTTGcgaattctctcttcttcagctgtaaaagagaaaaataaattaggaaaGACTTGTGGACAATATGTACAGATATGACAGACCATGAAAAATAGCATTAGAGAGATGTCAACTTAATACAATGAGTTACATAGGCTAAATCTTTTCCTTTAATATGGTTATTAAACAGAAACCAAGAATGGGTTGATTCTGGATAAGTACAATTTGAGATGAGACATGACATACAAACACAATACCTAACACAACAGACATAAAAATTTGTCCATCCCCCAACCAACTAAGTGTTAGTATCCTCTCTCTACCGGTATGGATGTCCCTTTTATGGCTCATCTCTATTATTTCATGTAAATATGTAGATTAGTTATTCAAAACATGTATTCTAATCTAGAGCTctcaaataaatttaacatgTGAACCCATAGTTCTTGTCCACTAATATGCCTAATGTATCACATCTTTTACTGTTAGGGTACTGCATGGACCCTTAATGATTTCCAACAATTGCATAAATTTACACAGGATCAACTGATCAAGAACATGCCCATATAatcacataataataaattttaatgctgaaaaaaaccttatatttctttcttttatccttattatatttatagaatAATATTGAGGTTACTTGCTGGATATGACAAGGATATTTCACAGCGTAAACCATTCCAATCAAGACAgagtatatataaaataagggGGAAAAGAATTCGCAGTTGCCTATAATAGAAGGAAAATTCTCTAATCAAAAGTGTATCAGGACGCAGAATGAAAGGGAGTTAAgaatttcaaaaactaaaagatcaaaagcaGCATATCTCAATGTTTGACATCCAAGAATGATAGAAATAACTCAATAACAAAGGAGACACATTTCAACTAAACTATGTTCTTCATGGAAATGACTCGAACTGATCTGAATGTTTTCTTAAATCTGATGCCACTGTTCAACAAAGTAGGCAAGAATTTCCCAGATGAGAGATATACctggaagattgggctttagaTCCACAGTTAACTGGATGGCAACAAGAGAATTGTCTTTCTCTCTTGTACCCAGAACAGCTCTAGAGTCACCAACATTTCCAATAATAAGATCACGGCCCTGTAAAGGAACCAACATATTTTAtggtaaaaaataattcattagcaAAATATTCTAACAAAATATAATCTACCAAAGGTTACAAGCCAACACCTGCTTAACCAGAGTTACTGCTGTCGTCCCACTACAGAAGCAATCAATACTTTGGTGCATCTTCAGTTCTCTATCCATAACTTTGAATGCCTTCAAAAAAGACTCTTTAAGTGTCTGAAAGATTTCTGGGTGTTTTTCTGTTTCCTCGGCATCAACAGATACCCTGGATTCATCATCAGCAGATGCAAATGCAGCCTCTTCTGAATTCATGCTTCCTGCAGTATTAACGCTAATCTCCTTGAGGACTTCTTC is a genomic window containing:
- the LOC114425157 gene encoding serine carboxypeptidase-like 20, giving the protein MAMENKKIIEYWVVSILCMLLSGHWISVQAAPAPSLITQLPGFNANFPSKHYSGYISIDGNTESGKNLFYYFVSSERSPEKDPVVLWLNGGPGCSSFDGFVYEHGPFNFEAANSKGNLPTLHINPYSWSKVSSVIYLDSPAGVGFSYSKNTSKYATGDLETASDTHLFLLKWFQQFPEFQANPFYIAGESYAGVYVPTLAFEVAKGIRSGTKPVINFKGYMVGNGVTDEIFDGNALIPFVHGMGLISDTIYENLQSSCKGNYYDAYSLDENDVCYKNIEKFDRAIDGLNVYNILEPCYHFPGDATAKENGSLPKSFKQLGVTERPLPVRNRMFGRAWPFRAPVKPGLVTLWPQLTETSHVACVSDEVASSWLNNVAVRKAIHAESEKVAGPWELCTGRIEYHHNAGSMIPYHKNLTRLGYKALIFSGDHDMCVPFTGSEAWTRSLRYKIVDEWRPWNSNNQVAGYLQAYENNLTFLTIKGAGHTVPEYKPREALDFYSRWLEGKQI
- the LOC114425158 gene encoding probable protein phosphatase 2C 33, whose product is MGSCFSAESRSPPCNSPNSSSFRKRKSNSKKRLGSRASSFEYWRNEPLHRIPGRIFLNGSSQVASLFTQQGKKGTNQDAMVVWENFCSREDTIFCGVFDGHGPYGHMVAKRVRDSLPLKLNAHWEQSASGEEVLKEISVNTAGSMNSEEAAFASADDESRVSVDAEETEKHPEIFQTLKESFLKAFKVMDRELKMHQSIDCFCSGTTAVTLVKQGRDLIIGNVGDSRAVLGTREKDNSLVAIQLTVDLKPNLPAEEERIRKCKGRVFALQDEPEVARVWLPNNDSPGLAMARAFGDFCLKDFGLISVPEVSYRRVTEKDEFVVMATDGIWDVLSNKEVVDIVAAAPRRALAARALVESAVRSWRYKYPTSKVDDCAVVCLFLDSDSDSHKVCSASNVIKSKEQPSSGIQVHNGDSGDVPAPTGLARSGTCRENNEDNNNNSEEESKEEEIDTDAEIEWSALEGVSRVNTLLNLPRFEPDKEDKGMRKHK